The following DNA comes from Lemur catta isolate mLemCat1 chromosome 19, mLemCat1.pri, whole genome shotgun sequence.
ATAGCTATCCCAAGTTGGATTCCACTTTTCTGTTTCCGTATGGGTAccataggaaaaaattattttgtgctaCTCTGTTGTTTCATCTCAGTGTGTAAATCTAAATCTGTCTGCTTTTTGAACTTTTATTCTCCTGGGtatattttagtaagtttttGGATTGCCTTCAAAAACCATAACCCCAGTTTGATCATGAGAAAAATGTCAGGCCCCAGTTGGGATTCTATAAATGTCTGATCCATACTCCTCAAAACAGTCAGGGTTGTCAAGAACAAAGTCTGTGGGAAACTGTCGGCCAATTCACCTAAGGAGACGTGATGACTAAATGTATCATGGTGTCCTGGGTGGGATCCTGGGGCAGAAAGGAtattagggaaaaacaaaaccaaaaaaactgaataaagtatggactttgaTTACTAATAATGCACCAATATTGCTTCATTGGTTGTGACAAGCCTACCatactaatataaaatgttaatattaataataggtaaaactattttttttgttttgtttttgtgttttttgagacagagtctcactgtgttgcccgggctagagtgccatggcatcagcctagctcacagcaacctcaaactcctgggcttaagcgatcctactgcctcagcctcccgagtagctgggactacaggcatgcgccaccatgcccggctaattttttctatatatatttttagctgtccatataatttctttctatttttagtagagacggggtctcgctcttgctcaggctggtctcgaactgctgagctcaaacaatccacccgcctcggcctcccagagtgctaggattacaggcgggagccaccgcgcctggccaataatAGGTAAAACTATTATTAAGGTATATAGGTCCTATAGAATAGGTATACATGGGGACTACTCATACTACCTTTGCatattctgtaaatctaaagGAATTCTAAAGCAACATCCTGTTGAAATTTTTGTCTGGAAATGCAgtttcctgttgatggacatttaaaatGTTCGCTGCCACAAATGCTATGGCAGCAACTATGCATTTGCACTACTTGTGTGTATAGGTGTCAGGGTTCCTCTAGGGCACAGACCTAGGAGAGGAATTACCAAGCAGCCCCACTGTGCCGAGCCCTATGCTCTGGAGCCAGAGATGAACTTCCCTCATGTTGCTCTCAAGGAAACTTTAGCTTACTGGGCTAAGGCAGATTCTGGGTTGAAGAGAAAGATCTTACTCAGCTTTTACCTCTTTGCCTACCTCCCTTTTTGTCCTTCAtatctctctccatctcttttttatctccttctcccagcccagcctcaacCTGTCAGTGTCCCAAAAGGTCCTAATTTGCTTATTCCTTCCCCAAACCCCAAGGGAGCTGCTCCGGTATAGGAGCCGCTAGAAGTCCTTGTATGTGTACTTAAAAGTTTAGGGCTGAAGGGATATTGTAGGATCCAATTTATTGAGcttgtaaaaaattttttgtagagatggggtcttgctatgttgcccaggctgtcgttgcactccttggctcaagcaatcctcctgcctcagcctcccaaagtgctcggattacaggtatgagccactgcacccagcccagatTTGGTTATTTCAAGATATCTTATCTCTAAAATTATGTACTGTGGTATTTTTTCCTGTTGGAAGATTCTATTGAAAGTATGATATTcctttttcaattaattttgttctccatgtagtgttttttaaatatcttggAAACTGACACTGTTTGCCTGCTATTGAGCAATGGaggtcaaaacaaaaaaatatataccaaggAATTTTgaccagaaaaatggaaaagggtTTAATGGCACCTGTATAACAAACTCTTAACTTCTGTAGGTTCATCACtgtaataatatattacatgCGTTTTCTTGACTTGTATTGTTTCCAATCCAGATGAACAGAACACATTAGTCTTCTATAGTTTCTCCAAACAGAGGACCCTGCCTTTTCCCAGTCATGGCATTCAAATCAGCTGTAGAAGTTGAAAAATCACCCTTGTGTGTTCAAAGACTATGTACTTGTCTGAAGGCAGTTCTCCAGTGGTTCCACTGGATTCCaaacaggaagaggaaatgagagaCTACCTTGAACCTGAAGTTTGAATATATAAACTTACATATTAAATGCTTTATCTCTCCTAATCTTTCCATAGAAACCATGGCAAAAAATCGTAGGCGCTGTCGCACCAAATTCACAGATGATCAATTGAAAATCCTCATCAATGCCTTCAATCAAAAACCTTATCCAGGTTATGCCACCACACAAAGACTTGCTTTACAAATCAACACTGAAGAGTCAAGAATCCAGGTAAGTTACAAGTTCTGTATCTCCAAGATTAGAAGTACAAAGGAAGCagggaaaattattaatattatttgaacaCATATCATGTAGCAGTGTGCCAAGGGCTGTGTGTGGATTATCTCAACTGCACTCAGAATAAACTCACAAAGATGTTGTTCTTAGTCTCACCTTACTTTGAAAATACGGATACAGAGGATGAGAGAGCtcatggggtggggaggaagtgtGCAGGTATACCTTCAAAGGGGAGGAAATGCTTGAGTTGGTTTTTAAATACATAGTAATTGTGGCAactatttatcaattaaaaataataattagagcAAATCCTATTGGGCTCAGATTGTGAAGGTGCTAGATGCCAAGTCTTGACCTAAGACTTGGGACTTGGTAGCATGTTGACAGAAGTCAGTAATAATCTTGGGCTTAGGTGTAATAAGAATcactcaggtgggaggatcacttgagtccaggagttcgaggctgcagtaaactatgattgcaccactgcactccagcctgagcaacagagcaagatgctatctcttaaaaaaaattaaaaatgctgggtacagtggctcatgcctgtaatcgtagcactctgggaggctgaagtgggaggattgcttgagctcaggagttcgagaccaacctgagcaagagtgaaaccctgtctctataaaaacagaaaaaaaattagccgggtgtggtggcatatgcctgtagtcccacctactcgggaggctgaggcaggaggatcacttgaggccaggattttgatgctgctgtgagctaggctgacgtcacagtaatctagcccgggcgacagagcgagactctgtctcaatatataaataaataaattctaaaaaaagaaTCATTCACATACTTTGAAAAAAGGAAgtgataaaaaaaggaaaaaagacagtgATGAAGCTGCAATgacattaacatatttaattatcTTATCTTCTTTTCCTCACTTAGATATGGTTTCAGAATCGAAGAGCTAGGCACAGATCCCATAAGAAGCCAGAACATGAAGAGGTTTCTGAATCAAGCCAAAGCCATGGACAAGGTCACCCTGGGAAGGAGAATCAAAGTAAATCTCCTGCTTGCGTTCCGTTCCATTCCATTCCCCAGCACAGTCTATCTGTGACGGAACCAACTACCAtatgattaagaaaataaagtttcctCCTTGAGGACTTCCTATTTAGAGTTTGGTGGTAAAGGGTTCAACATGGCCCTGGGAGTTCTTGGGCCATCTGAATTTTCCCTGCTGACTTTCTGCTGGAATCCAGAAGCCCAGACGTGTCATCCTGTGTCTCCTGTAGGACCTTCTGCCTGAAATGGGCTGGGGACAAGGTCCTCTCAGGGAGAGTCAACATGTTCCAAATTAGATGGAGATGAGGGATCTGTTTGAGTTCCAAGTTTGGATGTGAAAACTGACCCTCAGAATGTTCCTTGAACCCCACAAACTTTGTTTATATCTTTCCTAGGAGGAGAAGGCAGACGATGTCGCACCTGCTACACTGCCACTCAATTACAGACTCTCATCCAGGCATTTATAAAAAACCCTTACCCTGGGATTGAATGCAGAGAACAACTTGCTAAAGAAATTGGGGTTCCAGAGTCAAGAGTCCAGGTGAGTGATAAGGAGTCCAAACTGTTCCAGCTCCTAAGGATCTAGGTATATAGGAAGAGAGGCTGCACTGGCCCTGGGCTGTTCCTTAACATGGAAGACACATTTCAGGGCCTTTCATGAGCTGTTTTCTGCCTGGTAGGTTCTCCTCTCATGTGCCACATGGATCAATCTCACATCCCCTATTGTTTAAGACATGGGGTCTGCctatgttgcctaagctggtcttgaactcctgggctcaagcaacctcccacctcagccttccaagtacctgggactacaggcagttCCACTGTGCCCAGttccctttctctattttctaccTGTTGTGATCAATGTTGTGTCCCTTGGGCcctgaacagtgcctggcacatgacacTCAATAAGAATTTgtaggatgaatgaatgaagattaCTTAACATTTGAACATAAGCCAGTTACTTAACTGAAgtctttttttaagacaaggtcttgctctattgcccaggctgctgtgtagcggcatgatcatagctcactgtaacctcgaactccatGTGCCTCGCAATACAGACTGATGGAATTATATTCCACTTTAGGATGTTTCAAGAACAAATTCTCAGACAGGCTGCTgtatttctctgagataaatgttAAATTTCTGAAGTGGACATAATAATTGCAACCTAAGGAATAATTAGAAGGGCTGAAGGGATGAACTGGATATAAATACTTCAGTCaaggccgggcatagtggctcacacctgtaatcccagcactttgggaggctgaggcggaaggattgcttgagcccaggagtttgagaccagcctgggcaacacagcaagaccctgtctctaaaaataaataaataaataccaaaggATGAATAGGgatcttaaaaatacataaataaataaaataaaaataaacaataatgatCTTGGGATTCCGCCTACAAAAAAATAGCTGTCTGTGTCTTTCACCATAAGAAATCAAGCAATGGTGACTTCTGCATGACATTATTTGCTTTAATTATCTCTCTGTTTTACCCACTTAGATTTGGTTTCAAAATCGAAGATCTAGATTCCatatcaacaaacaaaaaagagaaccTGATGAATCTTTAGAACAAAACCAGGGACAAGATCTCTGAGGGAGTCCAAGGTAAGCAGCCTGTGGTTCTCAACTTGGTTCACGAGAGGAACCTTCAGGGTTTCTTCATGGGAAGTGAGGTGTGTTCTCACCCAGGTGCCTTCAGGCTCCACAGAGTCATTGGTCACCATTTCTGAAGACTCTCTTCAGGGTTTGTGGACCTTCTACAGAATTCCAGCACCCACTTTTCCAACCGGAGTCCAGCAACTCCATTAagattttgttcactgatgtctCCTTAGTGCCCAtgacatagtaaatgctcaataagctTTTGTTGAAGGTGTGATTGAGTGAATGGAGGAAGGAATCCTTccaggggcaggctggggcaTGGCTTCCCCAGGAGGTATTGGATTAAAAACACAAGAAAGGGTTAACTTCCATGTCTGTCAATAGAAACTGacctcttagattttttttctcctatatttccTCCTTAGGTATAGAAGATACTCAAAATGGCACCAACCTCACTAGCAACCCTCTTCATTCTCTGAAGCCAGAACACGGTGGACACAAACAAAttcagtgtatttattttttattttctacaagcTAAGGAAGATCATAGATGGATGGCACAGTGTATTTTGATATCATCAACTTGGGCCCCAGATCTCTCGTGTAGTCTTCTTGGTCATCTACCATTCTCCTGAGACCACAAACGGAGCCTTCTGGACAGAGTGAAGgacttcaggaggcagagacagacacaggagGCATCACTGTAGAGGTCGGACAGCCCACCGACTCCTGCCGCAGGGATCCAGCTCGAGCATCAGGGCCCTCCGTGGGTCTGTCACCTGCTGCGGGGCCATCGCGGCGGTGGTGACAGCGCGCGGGCCAGGTCCTCACGCACCAGCCGACCCGGGAGGGATTGAGGGAGTGAGGGGGATTAGCTCCTGGTCCGGGGCCGGCTCCCGCCCAAGGGGTCCTCAACTTAGGCcggaggggaggaggtggaagcGCAGGACGGCGGTGGAAGGAAGGGCGCGGCCGGCCCAGGAGCACCTCGCTCGGTCACCGTCTAGTTCTTCTTGGGGTCCGCAGGTCCCGGAGGGGAAATGGGTAGCGTGGTGGGCTTGGATCTCGCGGCGGCTGTGCCGGCGAaggggcggcggcggccgaggaggaggaggaggaggggggtcgGAGGAgaaggggggggggggagaaggaagaagagcgGGAGCGCCTCACACCGCGGGAGCGACGGAGCcgagctttatttcttttttaaacagtacttttcttcttaaatgctaaaaaatattttaacaaatcttGTGCATATACTTCtgattgcttttctctttcccacACTTCTCTGCCTAATTTTGCACCACACTCTATGCATCACCAGGCTTTTCTTATCTCTTCGCACCCACAAATCCTCCCAAATTCCATTCATCTATTCACGTGGCCTATTGATACTGGGTTCTTTATAGACTGTTTAAGCCTTGGCTACATACCAGGCTGTGTTGTACATTTATGAAGGTGGGTTTATGGTCTTATTCATATTAATAGCATAAGCAACACTTTACAGTGCTTTTCAATTTACAAAATCACCCTCATACCatttaatattctgtattttctctgtaaCCTTGACATCATTCCTTGCAATTCCTGGAAGGATGTGCAAATACAGTTGATTGTTCAGTAGCAAATTTTACCAGTAACCAGTTATAAACACATGTGGAAGCCAGACAGTGGTACATCTAttggttggtttttattttaacatgtttaCAAAGGAAAGGCATTCATGAAGTCAAGGATGTAGGGTCCCCCAGTTCTCCCCACTTTCTGTGTCCTGACTGAAAATTGCAGTTTCTTGACCCCTCTCTGACCCATCAGTTGCAGGTTTTTCCCAGGAACCTTGAACCCAAACTGGGGCCTTGAACAAACAGGCACTGATAAAGGTATCTAGGTTTTTGCCCCAAACGCTAAAAGCAACTGGCCCTGGCATGAGCCAAATTCCTTAAACTTTCCCCAAAACTCCATGCCCTGACCCTCTTGCTGTGGACATACTTAGGTGGAACATCCTTTCTCCTCTCGCTGTCCACCTGAGGATACACTGCAGCACTCTGTAAGTTCCCCTAATAGATGCTGTGGACTGATCAGTATGGTGTTTAGCgcttctttctttggaatcccAGCCGTACCCATCGTGGGGCAGTTTGGAGCACTTCCTTGTGGAAACTCCCTTGCTGCCACTTATCAGGCAACTCTAGCCTCAGGTTTGGGAGGATGAAACAAAGGAAcacaaaaaaaatgcaatttatttattttttaatgtaacttaAATCATTTACATAACATAAGCAATTTATAGAGTGGTAAAATACACCAAGACACTCTACACACTGGCACAGTGGTACTCTTTCAGGAACATCAGAACCTCCCACGGATTGCTGGTCCCACCTCCTGTTTCTGAATCAATTGCTCTGGAGTGGGACTTAAGAATTTGGATGTCTAATCAGTCCCTAGCTGCTGATGTTGCTGGTTCAAGAACAACATGTTGAAAACCATTGCATCAAAACATGGAAAGCCCCATTCTGGTCTTGTAGGAGAGAATGATGCACATCAGCCTGAATTCTGGGATCTAGGAGTCTGAAGAAGTTAAAGCAGATATTTCCCCATAATAAGTGTTTCTCATTGAGTTCCATCTGTTCCTTCTTCAGATTAGAGCACAGGATTGTCCTTCCATGGATTAAGCAGGGACTGAGTGAGGCTGTCAAGGAGGTCTGTGCAAAAAGATATCTTCTTATTCCCCCTGAGGAATCACCCCTGCCTAAGTAGTTGagaattttctgcctttttcaaaTGTCTCAAAAACCTCATTGTGCATGTAAAAGAAGATGTACCCCGAGTGAAGCCTTGCATCCTGAATCAGAGTCTCTGGGATTTCTGAAACTCGTAGATCATCATATGTGAACCAGGACTGCTGGTGAAAGTCATAAGCATCGCTGATGTAATGCCCTGCATCTCTAGAGTTCCCGATATGGCTGACGACACTGATGAGCCTGTAGACCTGAAGAGGACCTCTCATCttcacatttctttttggttccttGGCTTCATCTTCTGTGTTCTCCATCTCCAAAATGGCTTTGTTTCCCAGGCTCTTATCAGAATCCAATGCACGAAGGGAATTTATGTTAGCCTTCTGAAGTCTTAAATCTGTAGATCTACCGAGGGCCTCGTCTGCATGTTCCTGGGTGTCCGGCTTCCTAGTAGGatgcccaggaggtggaggtgatGCCTGCTGAAGGGACTTCTCTTTGATTCTCTTCTCAGTACACTGCTGGAGCTCTTCAGCTATTCCTTGAGATCCTTCTGGGATCCTGTTTCCTTTATGCTCATAAAAGCCACTGGTAGACTCAGTGACAGTGTCAAAATCTAACTCTACAGATGTATTGGTTTCCTCATATTTCTTAAGTTCTGGATTTTTAGGCACCTCTTGCAGATGGATCTCTGTAAGATCTGTGTCTGGGCTGCCGACAGGCTTGCCTACGTCTTCACAGATCGTGGGGAGACAGTTGTCTCCCTGGTCCACCATTGAGTCAGCCACTGGCAACTCCTTTTCACTGACCATTTTATCTTCAGAGTTTACCAATTTTGACTGTGGCTTAGAGCCATTTTCCAGGTCTCTCTGATAATGTTCTTGATTTACTTCTTCACAGTTTCTCTGGAATCTTTGTAGGTCAGCGTTCTTGTCTGGTGCAACGTGTAGAACTAGAGAATCACTTGATTCTGAGGTTGACTTCGCCAATAGTGTTGATGGGCTGATGCTCTCAGGAATTAACTCCTGAGAGGTTTTCAGGGCCTTGCAGTCCCCAACAGGCACGTTAATGCTGCTCAAGGGAGGAGGTGATTTGGTGCTTTCATTGCAATGAGAAGATAAGCttaaatatttgggaatataAATTTGCTGCTCATTCTTCACCAGCAACCAAGCATCATTAAACCTATAGCGTTTCAGATGAACAATTAGGACCCTGGGGAGCCTACTAAATTTGTGCATTGCAACAGAACTATTGTGATTACACATCTCACATTTATACTCAAGTTCTTCTGCTTTAAAGAAAAGATCGAAAGAATTTTGAATAGACAAAGGAagtgttttttcttcttggtgCAGGTTAATGGAGAGATAATTGTTCGGTTCTGTCTTGAGAACAGCATGCCCACAGGCTTTGCAAATAATGGAGAGCTGCAATTCAAACTCAAAATTAGCAACCACAGGACAAACAAACAGTTTGGTGAGAGCATTACCAGCATACATCCGTGGAGATGAATTTTCATCCCCAGTTTCCCTCTCAGTCTTCAaaacagaatttaattttttaatgtcctcTTTCAGCTGGTCTAAACACTGACCTAAAAACTCATGAGCATCATTCTGCATGTTGCCAGAGAACACCTCTGCAACTGCTGAAATggcatttttaacatttacaaGTAACTCTTCCTGCGTCTGtctatcacaaatatttttcaaagcaaacaGCATGCTCAGGGACATAATAACACTATCAGAGGGAATTTTCTCCCATGGGAGACCTTGCATGAGTAAGTCATCAGCAAATGATGGAACCGCAAATAGTGATTGTAAAATTGCATTCATGTAACAGGTGTTTCCCAAATTGGGGAAACCTTTCCATAGTTTCTCCTGGGTGTTATTCGATCTCAAGGCATCCTGGCTGTGCTCTTTTTCCAATGGAAGTGCCCAACCTGTTTTGGCAGAGAAAGTCTGGGTTGAAAGAACAGTCATCTCTACATTGGGATTTCTATTAGAGTTGGGCTTGAATGAAGATCCAAGTttcaaatttctatctttttctaAAGCTTTCAAACTGGATGGTTCCTTCCTATTGCTTGTTACACACTTGGAAGAATCCATCTTCAATTTCTTGTTTAGTGTAAggtcattttctttcagaaagtcCTCATTCATCTCTAGACCAGATGATAgcgtttttttcctcttttcacctCGATTTTCTAAGAATGCTTTGTTGACAAGTGTCGGTGATTTTGGCATTAACAAAGGCATTTTCTGAGGGAAAGGCATTCCACTTCCCTTTTCAGTATGAAAGGATCTATAACTTGGCTCGTAacacattttgtaaaataaagttttgtCAATTCCTTTCTGTGTATTCCTGCTTTCAAAGACACCCCAATCATTATCGCGTTTCATGGATTGTTGAAATTTGTTTTGATGGACCAAGTCCAGGAACATCTGCAGCTGTTCGGCATCATGGAAGGATAATTTGTCAATAAGCAAGGAGATGTTGTTTTGCAAAGTTAAATGCAGGCAgctttgattttcttcataaTGTCTAACGACCACACTTCTAATATTATTACTCAACTGAAAAACCCTTATGACTTCCCTAGATTTGAAAGTCACCACCAGTTTAATATCCTTTTCTCCTTCCACTGTTTCAATGAGTGCTTCTTTCAACTCAGTCATCCCAGTCTTCTCGCTCCAAATTTGGATGAATCCATGTATCTGCAGAGGAGTCATCCTTTCTCTACAAATAAAACACTTGTGGATGtgatctaaagaaaaaaaagcaaacgCATACATTTTaaccaaaaatgtattaacagtGATGTTTTATGGAAAACCatacataataataatttgcttttgttaggtagatagtcaTAATCTCCAGCTCTTCTAGGCACAAGGCTTCCCTGTTTTAGTGCTGACTCGAGtcattgctccacctgggaagaaggataagggcgggTACTCTATTTTGGTGTTGCCCCATCCTTAATCCTATCCCTGGGaaaggagggaatgctttatcaatctggggTTACTCCATCATATTGGCCCTgttggtgatttttccaagataatactctggacttgacacttcggtgtgtctggtcattcttcagccaggAGCACACCAAGAACAAGGGCAGACTGCCACCCTAAGTAAAGACTGTTTGGTGAAACTACTTATATTATGAAGCTATGCCAGTTTTCTAGAAGACAGACTCAGAGCACATGCTCTTTCAAGGGAGCTGTTAGGAGGGAAGGATGGTGAGGGAGGAGGCATGTAagtggccaacagatatatgaatgTGTACTCAACATCACTGGTCATGaggaaaatgcaagtcaaaaccataCCTAAGGAAACAGAATTCCCTGCAATATTTGCAGTGGGTTGGTATGTGAAGGAAAATCAGAATACTGTAGGAAGAATTAGTGAGGAGGAGAGTAAATGCTGGACATGCAACCAGTATTGTAGATACTGGAGTAGGAGGTGAGCTGATGTGCTAGAttagcaaaattgagaggaaagacgagagaggcagagagagacagaggaagggagagagaaacatgAAGAGGGAGATGCACATCTTAAAACAGAACCAGAGAGGTttcagaaaggataaaaaaaaatctctcttaatTTTGCTCCCTCCCCTCACTCGTAGGTCTGTTTCTCTCCAGGCAGTCAAGAGAATGCCATTTCTGACATGCTAACTTCTGAAAAAGCAACCAAGTTCCGATGAAcgcaacacacaaaaaaatcacccTTTGCTTACCCACAGTTTCTACCAAGGAAATGTGAGTCAGAATTCAAGGAAATTTCAGCTTTGAAGATCCATCCATGGTCACATAGCAAACAGAGTCCTGAGTGCCAAGGGTGTTATtggaaaaaattggccaggcgaggtggctcacgcctgtaatcctagcactctgggaggccgaggcgggtggatcgctcaaggtcaggagtttgagaccagcctgagcaggagagaaccccatctctactaaaaatagaaagaaatgatctggacagctaaaataatatagaaaaaaaattagctgggcatggtggtgcatgcctgtagtcccagctacttgg
Coding sequences within:
- the DUXA gene encoding LOW QUALITY PROTEIN: double homeobox protein A (The sequence of the model RefSeq protein was modified relative to this genomic sequence to represent the inferred CDS: inserted 2 bases in 1 codon; deleted 2 bases in 1 codon); protein product: MAKNRRRCRTKFTDDQLKILINAFNQKPYPGYATTQRLALQINTEESRIQIWFQNRRARHRSHKKPEHEEVSESSQSHGQGHPGKENQRGEGRRCRTCYTATQLQTLIQAFIKNPYPGIECREQLAKEIGVPESRVQIWFQNRRSRFHINKQKREPDESLEQNQXDKISEGVQGIEDTQNGTNLTSNSSFSEARTRFFPGTLNPNWGLEQTGTDKGGTSFLLSLST
- the USP29 gene encoding ubiquitin carboxyl-terminal hydrolase 29, translating into MTPLQIHGFIQIWSEKTGMTELKEALIETVEGEKDIKLVVTFKSREVIRVFQLSNNIRSVVVRHYEENQSCLHLTLQNNISLLIDKLSFHDAEQLQMFLDLVHQNKFQQSMKRDNDWGVFESRNTQKGIDKTLFYKMCYEPSYRSFHTEKGSGMPFPQKMPLLMPKSPTLVNKAFLENRGEKRKKTLSSGLEMNEDFLKENDLTLNKKLKMDSSKCVTSNRKEPSSLKALEKDRNLKLGSSFKPNSNRNPNVEMTVLSTQTFSAKTGWALPLEKEHSQDALRSNNTQEKLWKGFPNLGNTCYMNAILQSLFAVPSFADDLLMQGLPWEKIPSDSVIMSLSMLFALKNICDRQTQEELLVNVKNAISAVAEVFSGNMQNDAHEFLGQCLDQLKEDIKKLNSVLKTERETGDENSSPRMYAGNALTKLFVCPVVANFEFELQLSIICKACGHAVLKTEPNNYLSINLHQEEKTLPLSIQNSFDLFFKAEELEYKCEMCNHNSSVAMHKFSRLPRVLIVHLKRYRFNDAWLLVKNEQQIYIPKYLSLSSHCNESTKSPPPLSSINVPVGDCKALKTSQELIPESISPSTLLAKSTSESSDSLVLHVAPDKNADLQRFQRNCEEVNQEHYQRDLENGSKPQSKLVNSEDKMVSEKELPVADSMVDQGDNCLPTICEDVGKPVGSPDTDLTEIHLQEVPKNPELKKYEETNTSVELDFDTVTESTSGFYEHKGNRIPEGSQGIAEELQQCTEKRIKEKSLQQASPPPPGHPTRKPDTQEHADEALGRSTDLRLQKANINSLRALDSDKSLGNKAILEMENTEDEAKEPKRNVKMRGPLQVYRLISVVSHIGNSRDAGHYISDAYDFHQQSWFTYDDLRVSEIPETLIQDARLHSGYIFFYMHNEVFETFEKGRKFSTT